In Solidesulfovibrio carbinoliphilus subsp. oakridgensis, the sequence CAAAAAGGGCTTCGACGTTTTGCTGCGCGCCCTGGCCCTCTTGCGGGACGACGGGGTGGCCTTTGCGGCCGAACTGGTCGGGGACGGGCCGTTGCGCTCCGACCTTGCCCGTCTGGCCGGCCAACTGGGCCTTGCGGACGCGGTCACCTTCACCGGGACCCTGGAGCCGTCCGAGGCCGCCTGTCGGCTGGGCCGGGGAAGCGTCTTTGTCCTGGCCTGCCAAAAGGGGCCGGACGGGGACATGGACGGCATCCCGGTGGCCCTCATGGAAGCCATGGCCCTGGGCCGGCCCGTGGTCTCCACCCTTCTCAGCGGCATCCCGGAGCTGGTCGCGGACGGCTGCGGCCTCCTCGCCGCCCCGGGCGATCCCCGGTCCCTGGCCGAAGCGTTGCGGCGGGTTCTTTCGGAAAAGGATCTGGCCGGACGGCTGGCCGCCGCCGGACGGCAACGGGTGGAGGAGGCCTTCACGTTGGACGGCCAGGCCCGGCGCATCCTCGAACTGGCGGCCGGTCGCGGCCCGGAGGGCCAGGCATGAGAATCCTTGTCTGCTGCGCCGACTGGGGCGTGCCGGTCGGCGGCAGCGCCGGCTCCTCGGTCCACCTGCGGGCCATGGCTGCGGCCCTTTCCCGCCTCGGCCACGAGGTCCGGCTGCTGGTCAGTAACGGCGCCGGCCCCTGTCCGCCCGGCCTGTCGGTGGCGACCGTGCCCCACCGGCGGCTTTGGCCGGCGATTTTCGGCCTGGTCGAGCGGGCCCGGGGTTGTCCGGCCCCGGCCGCCCTTGAAACCGGGGGCGTTTCGACCGTCCCGGCTCCCGGGGCCGTGACCGATGCCCCGGCCCCGGGAGCCGTCTCCTTAAAGACCCGGCTCTATTACGAGACCCTGCCCGCCCTGGCCGACCGGGTGGAGGAATGCCTTGTCCATCCGATCGCTTTTGGCCGGGCCGTGTCCCGGATGCTGGCCGATTTCGCGCCCGAGGCCGTGTACGAGCGCTACGCCCTGTGCCAGACCGGCGCGGCCGGGGCCCTGGCCCGGGCCGGCGAGGGCCGCGTGCCCCACATCCTGGAGGTCAACGCCTCCCTGGCCCGGGAACGGACCGAGAAGGCCGACGACTGGCTGGCCGGCCCCTGGCGCTTGTTCGCCGGCCGGCAGGAGGCCCGGCTGTGGCGCGGGGCGGACCGGGTGGTGTGCGTCTCCGAGGCCCTTGGCCGCCGGATAGCCGAGGCCGGGGCCGACCCGGACCGGGTTCGCGTGGTGCCAAACGGTGTCGACGCCGAGGCCTTCAGCCCGGACCGGCCCAAGGGAGCCCTGCGCCGGCTCCTCGGCCTTGGCGACGGCGCGGTCCTCATCGGCTGGCTCGGAGCCCTGTCCCCGGGCCGGGGGGCAGAGGAGTTTGTGCGCCTGCTCGGACAGACGCTCCCCCAGGTCCCGCAAGCCCGGGGCGTGGTCATCGGCGGCGGGCCCCTCGACGGGACCTGCCGCACGCTCGCCCGGGAGCTTGGCCTGGCGGACCGGGTTCATTTCACCGGTCCGGTCGCCCACGACCGGGTGCCGGACTTGCTCGTGGACCTGGACATGGCCGTGGCCTGCTACCCGCCCCAGGCCGATTTCTACTTTTCGCCCATGAAGGTGGCCGAATACCTGGCCTGCGGCCTGGCCGTGGCCGTCGGCCGGACGGGCCGGGCGGACCAGGCGGTAACGGACGGGGTGAGCGGCCTGCTTGTGGACCCGGACGCCCCCGGCGCCTTTGCCAGGGCCCTCGTCGGCCTTTGCCGCGACCCCGATCTGCGGGCGCGCCTGGGGGCCGGGGCCAGGGAGCAGGCCATGGCCGGGCCGACCTGGCTTGGCAACGCCCGGCTGGTGGAGCGGGAAATCGAAGCCTGTTTCGAGGCCCGGGTGGCCGGAGGTGGCAAGTGGGCATGACGGACTATGTGGCCCTGGTGCCGGAGGACGAGGCGGGTGCGGTCGGCCCGGGGCTGGCCGACCGGCTGGCCGGCCTGGCCGGCCGGGAGCGTCTGGCTTTCCCTCCGCTCGGGGCGGACCCGGCCGGATTGGCCGGCGTGCTGCTTCTGACCCCGGGCCGGCCGGGAACGGTCACGGTCAACGGCCGGCCGGCCACGCCCCTGTGGCGACGCGGCGGCCGCCTGCTCTTTTCGCCGGAACTCTTTCGCCGCCACGAGAACGTCGTGGCCCTTGGCCGTGGCGCCGGGGAGCCGAGGCTCGCTCCGGTGGTGGCCGACGCCGGCCGTGTCCGCGACCTGGATCTCTGGCCCGAGACGGCCTGGCGCATGCAGACCCTTTCCGGCGCGGACCTGGGGCCGGCTCCGGCCCGGAGCCACGCTCCCGTTTGTGCCCCGGGCCTTCTCGACGGCCTGGCCCGGGGGCTTGGGGCCATGGTGGCCCCGGACGGCGAGGTCTGGTCGTTTTACGACCTGGAGGCGGCCACGTTTCGCCTGTCCGGCTGGCGGTGGGATACGGGCATCGTGCTGGAAGGCCTGGCGGCCGCGGCTGCGGCCGGGATCGGCGCCGGCTCGGCCACGGCCGCCCGGACCGTGGGCGACCGGTTGCTGGCCGTGCGCCTGGCTGACCCGGCCTGTCCGGGCGGATTCCCGGAGTGGACGGACCTGCGGTATTTTCCGTCCCCCCGGCAGGTCTGCCAGTGGGTCGTGCCGTTTAACGCCGCCTTTGTCGCCGCCGGCCTCATGCGGCTGGCCGACCTGACCGGCCTGGCCGCCTACCGGGAGGCCGCCCGGGAGAGCCTGCTCCTGGCGGCCGCTTCCGGCCTGACCCCGGCCGGCGGGGTGGCCGGCTACTATTTCGAGGACGCCCGGCAGTGGCGCTACCTCGGCCAGATAAACGATTCCGGCGTCCTCGGCCGGGGCCTGGCCCTTTTCCCGGACGAGGCCTGGGCATCCACTGCCGCCGCCCGGGCCGGGGCCTACATCCTTGGCAAGGCGGCCCGGCCCGACGGCCACATCGGCCGGGCCTGGTGGGATCCGGACGGGGCACGGCCGGCCGGCGCGCCGCTTTTCCCGGAATGGGCCAAGCACCCCGGCCGGATGGTGGCCAAGGTCTTCCTGCGCGGCCAGGCCTGGGTGCTCATGGGCCTTGCCGGTGCGGTGCGGCTTGGCGCGAACAGGGCGCTCGCGGACGGGGCCAGGCAACTGGCCGATTTCGTCCTGGCCGCCCAGCAGGCCGACGGCTCCTGGCGCTACAGCCAGAACCAGCCGGAACTCGGCGCCTGCGCCAAGACCACCGCCGCCCTGGCCCTGGCCCTGGCCGAATGGTCCAAGGCTTCCGGCGACGCCGGGCCGCTCCCCGCCGTGTCCCGGGCCCTCGGCTACCTGGAAACCTGCCGCCGGCCGGACGTGGTGCCGCCGGAACTGGCCGGAATGCCGGTCGACACCTCGGGCGAGGGCTGCATCGTCTATTTCCGGGACCGGCCCGTGGTCTGCGCCTATGCCGGGGCCCTGGAGCTTCTGGCCCGGCTGGCCGTGGGGGAGCGGCCGTGAAGATCCTCCACGCCTGCAAGCATTTCTACCCCCGGGTGACCGGCGTCACGGCCCACGTGGAGCACCTTGCCCGGGAACAGGTCCGGGCCGGCCATGCCGTGGCCGTGGCCACCTGGGGCGAGGCGGCCGGCGAGGAAACGCGGCAGGGCCTCTCCGTCCTTCGTGCCCGGCCCGGCGACCGGGAAGGCCTCAGGCGGCTCATGGCGGACTTCGAACCGGACGTCTTGCACGCCCATTCCGTCTGGGACGTCTCCCACGCCGCCGCCCGGACCGCCCGCCGCCTGGGCCGGCCCTACGTGGTCACCGCCCACGGCACCTGGCACCTCCTGGCCGGGACCCTGGCCGCAGGCCCGTGGTGGGAGCGGCTGCGCTGGGGCCTGTGGCAACGGCGGGTCCTGTGGCCCCGGCTCTTGCGCGGGGCCGGGACGGTCATCGCGCTCAATGCCGGGGAGGAAGCGGACGCCCTGGCCGCCGGCGTTCCGGCCGGCCGGCTGGTCCGCATCCCCAACGCCGTGGACACGGACGTGTTTTTCCCCGGCGAGGCGGGTGGCGGCGGGGAGGACACCTTCCCGGTGCTTTTCGTCGGAGCCATGGAAGCAAACAAGGGCATCCTGGAAGTGGTGGCGGCCGCTGGCCTGCTGCGAAAAAGCCTGCCCCGGGCCCGGTGGCTCCTGTGCGGCGACGGACCGGACCTCCCCCGGGCCAGGCGGGCGGCCGTGGCGGCCGGGGTGGGGGAAGTGGCCCATTTCCTCGGCCGGGTGGACCGGTCCGACATGCCGGCCCTCTACCGCCGGGCCGGGCTGGTGGTGGCCCCGTCCCGGGCCGAGGCCTTTTCCACGGCCCTCCTCGAAGCCATGGCCACGGGCCTGCCCTGCGTCGGCTCGCGGGTCGGCGGCACGCCGGAGATCATCGACCACGGCGGCACGGGACTGTTGATTCCCCCGAACGACGCCCGGGCCCTGGCCGACGCCGTCCGGTGGCTGGCCGAGCATCCCCGGGAAGCCGGGGCCATGGGCCGGGCCGGCCGGGAAAAGGCCGGCCGGCGTTTCGCCTGGCCGCTGGTGGCCGGCCGCATCGAGCAGGCCTACCGGCTGGCCCTGGCCGTTTTCCTGGCCTGTCTGCTCGGCCTGGCCTGGCTTGGCCGGCCGGCCGAGGCGGCCCGGGTTTTTCCGGCCGACATCCTGGCCATGGTCGATCCCCGCACCGGGCAGGCCGTGGCCGGGGAGGACGGCCAGTGGCGGGAGGCGAGCGCCGTGTGGGACGGCCGGACGGTCCGGGTGGCGGCGGCCCGGGGCGAGGCCACGGCCTTCCAGCTGGTCCTCGTGCCGGACCCGGGCGAGCGTCTGGAGGATATCCGCATCATTGTGGACCTGCCAGGCGGCGTGTCCTCCCGGGCCTACCGGGCCTGGCATATCTGGGACGTGCCGGAAGTGGCCGTGCCGCTCGGGCCGGATGGGGCCCCCTTCGCCATCCCGGCCGCGTCCCCGGCCGAGCGGGCAACGACTTCCGGCTATGCGGCCTTTGCCACGGTGGTGGAACTGGCCGTGCCCCGGACGGCGGCGGCCGGAGCCGCAACCGGCGAAGTCCGGGTGGCCTGGAACGGCGGCGGGGTGGCTCTGCCCCTGGCCCTGACCGTGCTGCCGCTCGATCTGCCCCGTCGTCCGTCCTTCTCCCTGGAGATGAATTCCTACGGCGACTACCAGAAGCGCCTGCCGGCCGGACCGGAGACGTTTTTGCGCATCCACCGGCTTTTCAGAAGGTTTCGCGCCACCTTCACCCTGGTTCCCTACCGCCACGACGGCAGCCCGGTCGAGGACTTCCTGGTCCCGCCCCTGGCCTCCGACGGCAGTCCGGACTTCGCCGCCTTCGACGCCGTCCTGTCCGGGCTTTTCGACGGCACGGCCTTTGACGACGGGGAGCCGGTCGACCATTTCGTCCTGCCCTTTGCGACCGGCTGGCCGGCCGCCTGGGGCACGGACCGGGCCGCCTACGCCCGGCGCAACATCGGCCTGCGCCTGGCCCTGGCCCGGCATATCCGGGAGAGGGGCTGGTGTTCCACCCGGTTCCAGGAGTTTCACAACGAGAATCCGGAACACGGGGCCAGGGTTCCCTGGCGGCTCGACGAGCCGGTCACCGCCCTGGACATGGCCGGCCACGACCTTTTTGCCGGCTTCAACCGGACGGCCGGCCGGGTCCTGGCCGGGCCGAGCCCGATTTCCTACCGCATCGACATCTCGGCCTGGCAGCCGCTGCGCGCCCGCCTGCGCCGCCTGGCCGGCCGGCAAGTCACGGACTGGTCGGTCTCGGCCGAGCCGGCCTATCTGGACCGGGAGGCGGTGGCCTTTTTCCGGGGACTCGGCGCCCAGTGGCTGGTGGCCTACGGCGAGCTCCCCGGCTTCGCCGCCGGGGGCCAATCCACGCCGTGGTGGCGGTTTCCCCTGCTCCTGGCCCGTTTCGAGGCCCGGGGCCTTGACGGCTACGCCCAGTGGCAGGTCGACCGGTGGCAGGAACGGGACATGCCGGACCTGCCGCGGGAAGCGGTGCCGTTTTTTTATTCGAGCGCCTCGGGAGCCCGGGATTTCATCTGGCCGGGAACGTTTTTCGGTTTGCCGGGGCCACTCCCGTCGCTGCGGCTTTTCGCCCTGCGCGAGGGCCTAAACCTCCTCGATTACCTCTCCCTGGCCTGCGCCCGCCGGCCCGACCTGGCGGCAGGCCTTCGGGCGCGGCTGGCCGGCCTGGCCGGAGCCGACGCGCTTCGGGCCTTTAAAACGCAGCTCGCCAGCCTGGCGACGGGACGGAGCGGATCATGAAGGCGATGTTGAAGCGGATATTGGGCAAGGGCTGCGCCAGCCTCGGCTTCGCCCGGCTGGCGGACCGGCTGGGGCCCGGCCGGTTCACGGTCCTCATGTTCCACCGGATCGTGGACGGCCCGACCCTGCGCGCCAGCGCCAACGCGCCCTTGATGCTGGAGGAGGGGCTTTTCCGCGACATGGCCGAGACCCTGGCCAGCGAGTGCCGCTGCCTGCCGCTCACCGAGGCCATGGCCTGGGCCGGGACGGACGGGGCTTCCGTGCGGCCCGTGGTGGCCCTCACCTTTGACGACGGGTACGGCGATTTTCGGGACAAGGCCTTTCCCATCCTGCGGCGGTTCGGCCTGCCGGCCACCATGTACCTGCCGACGGGCTTTCTGGACGAGGAAGACCGGTTTTTCTGGTGGGACGCGGTGGAGGCCTTTTTCTCCTCGCGCCCGGAAAAAGGCCGGTTCGACGCGGCCGGCCTGCCGGCGGCGTTCGCGGACGCGGTCTTCGCCCTGGCCGTCGATCCGGGTCCGGACAAGGTGGAGGCGTTTATCCGGGGGCCCCTTCGCCGACTGGCCCCCCGGGATCGGGCCCGGTTCGTGGATAGACTCGCCCCCCCGCCGGTCCGGCGGCCGGCCATGCTCGACTGGGACGCGGTCCGGGAGCTGGCCGCCACGGGGCTGGTCGAATTCGGGGCCCACGGCGTCACCCACCCGCTCCTCGACGAGGTGGACCTCGAGCCGGCCCTCCAGGAAGTGGCCACGTCCAAGCGGCGCATCGAGGAGGAGACGGGCCGGACCGTCACCTCGTTTGCCTATCCCTCGGGCTGCGTGCCGCCCTACCACCGGCAGATGCTCGCCCGGGCCGGCATCGGCCTGGCCGTCACCACCCGGTTCGGCGGCAATGGCGCCGCCACCGACCCGCTGCTCCTGCGGCGGGTGGATGCCCGGCTGTGCCTGGCCGGGGAAACGTTTGATCCGTCGTATTTTCTGGCGGTCTGTTCCGGGTGCCTGGACTGGCTCCACGGGACGAAGGAGGCGTGAGATGGCCTGGTCGACGGTTCCCCTCGAAACGGTCCGGGCGGGCACGGCCCTGACGGACAGGCCGGCCTGGCTCAAGGCCTGCGCCGACGTCGAATACGGCACCCCCCTCGTCCTTTGCTGCGGCGAGGGATTCCTGCCGCTTAGCCTGACCAGGCGCCAGGGCCTGACCGTGGCCCGGGGGCTCGGCCAGGCCCACCGGTCCGTGGCCGGCCCGATCCTGGAGGGCGGCGCGGCCATGCCGGCGCTTGAGCCCGGCGACCTGCCCGGAGAGGTCGATCTGGTCGATCTCCGGCGCTTTCCCCGGGCCTTCGTGGAAGCCGTGCTCCCGTCGAGCCCAGCCCGGCTGGCCCGGCCCGACATCCTGCACTTCGACCGGCCCCTGGAGGCGAGCGGGGAGGCCTTTCTGGCCTCCCTGTCCAAGGGCACGCAAAAAGACCTCCGGTACGTCCTTCGCCGGGTGGAAAAGACGTTCGGAAAGGAAGGAATCACCCGGC encodes:
- a CDS encoding glycosyltransferase; amino-acid sequence: MRILVCCADWGVPVGGSAGSSVHLRAMAAALSRLGHEVRLLVSNGAGPCPPGLSVATVPHRRLWPAIFGLVERARGCPAPAALETGGVSTVPAPGAVTDAPAPGAVSLKTRLYYETLPALADRVEECLVHPIAFGRAVSRMLADFAPEAVYERYALCQTGAAGALARAGEGRVPHILEVNASLARERTEKADDWLAGPWRLFAGRQEARLWRGADRVVCVSEALGRRIAEAGADPDRVRVVPNGVDAEAFSPDRPKGALRRLLGLGDGAVLIGWLGALSPGRGAEEFVRLLGQTLPQVPQARGVVIGGGPLDGTCRTLARELGLADRVHFTGPVAHDRVPDLLVDLDMAVACYPPQADFYFSPMKVAEYLACGLAVAVGRTGRADQAVTDGVSGLLVDPDAPGAFARALVGLCRDPDLRARLGAGAREQAMAGPTWLGNARLVEREIEACFEARVAGGGKWA
- a CDS encoding glycosyltransferase, with the translated sequence MKILHACKHFYPRVTGVTAHVEHLAREQVRAGHAVAVATWGEAAGEETRQGLSVLRARPGDREGLRRLMADFEPDVLHAHSVWDVSHAAARTARRLGRPYVVTAHGTWHLLAGTLAAGPWWERLRWGLWQRRVLWPRLLRGAGTVIALNAGEEADALAAGVPAGRLVRIPNAVDTDVFFPGEAGGGGEDTFPVLFVGAMEANKGILEVVAAAGLLRKSLPRARWLLCGDGPDLPRARRAAVAAGVGEVAHFLGRVDRSDMPALYRRAGLVVAPSRAEAFSTALLEAMATGLPCVGSRVGGTPEIIDHGGTGLLIPPNDARALADAVRWLAEHPREAGAMGRAGREKAGRRFAWPLVAGRIEQAYRLALAVFLACLLGLAWLGRPAEAARVFPADILAMVDPRTGQAVAGEDGQWREASAVWDGRTVRVAAARGEATAFQLVLVPDPGERLEDIRIIVDLPGGVSSRAYRAWHIWDVPEVAVPLGPDGAPFAIPAASPAERATTSGYAAFATVVELAVPRTAAAGAATGEVRVAWNGGGVALPLALTVLPLDLPRRPSFSLEMNSYGDYQKRLPAGPETFLRIHRLFRRFRATFTLVPYRHDGSPVEDFLVPPLASDGSPDFAAFDAVLSGLFDGTAFDDGEPVDHFVLPFATGWPAAWGTDRAAYARRNIGLRLALARHIRERGWCSTRFQEFHNENPEHGARVPWRLDEPVTALDMAGHDLFAGFNRTAGRVLAGPSPISYRIDISAWQPLRARLRRLAGRQVTDWSVSAEPAYLDREAVAFFRGLGAQWLVAYGELPGFAAGGQSTPWWRFPLLLARFEARGLDGYAQWQVDRWQERDMPDLPREAVPFFYSSASGARDFIWPGTFFGLPGPLPSLRLFALREGLNLLDYLSLACARRPDLAAGLRARLAGLAGADALRAFKTQLASLATGRSGS
- a CDS encoding polysaccharide deacetylase family protein, whose protein sequence is MKAMLKRILGKGCASLGFARLADRLGPGRFTVLMFHRIVDGPTLRASANAPLMLEEGLFRDMAETLASECRCLPLTEAMAWAGTDGASVRPVVALTFDDGYGDFRDKAFPILRRFGLPATMYLPTGFLDEEDRFFWWDAVEAFFSSRPEKGRFDAAGLPAAFADAVFALAVDPGPDKVEAFIRGPLRRLAPRDRARFVDRLAPPPVRRPAMLDWDAVRELAATGLVEFGAHGVTHPLLDEVDLEPALQEVATSKRRIEEETGRTVTSFAYPSGCVPPYHRQMLARAGIGLAVTTRFGGNGAATDPLLLRRVDARLCLAGETFDPSYFLAVCSGCLDWLHGTKEA
- a CDS encoding PBS lyase; its protein translation is MTDYVALVPEDEAGAVGPGLADRLAGLAGRERLAFPPLGADPAGLAGVLLLTPGRPGTVTVNGRPATPLWRRGGRLLFSPELFRRHENVVALGRGAGEPRLAPVVADAGRVRDLDLWPETAWRMQTLSGADLGPAPARSHAPVCAPGLLDGLARGLGAMVAPDGEVWSFYDLEAATFRLSGWRWDTGIVLEGLAAAAAAGIGAGSATAARTVGDRLLAVRLADPACPGGFPEWTDLRYFPSPRQVCQWVVPFNAAFVAAGLMRLADLTGLAAYREAARESLLLAAASGLTPAGGVAGYYFEDARQWRYLGQINDSGVLGRGLALFPDEAWASTAAARAGAYILGKAARPDGHIGRAWWDPDGARPAGAPLFPEWAKHPGRMVAKVFLRGQAWVLMGLAGAVRLGANRALADGARQLADFVLAAQQADGSWRYSQNQPELGACAKTTAALALALAEWSKASGDAGPLPAVSRALGYLETCRRPDVVPPELAGMPVDTSGEGCIVYFRDRPVVCAYAGALELLARLAVGERP